One segment of Halococcus salsus DNA contains the following:
- a CDS encoding VOC family protein, protein MAFEPVDLDHVALRVGDLDDALAFYHDRLGLAVRDRDAFERDEVPFVAVAAGGRHLHLVPTDEPFDVDGEHVCLLLRSDETDTREAMATLLDELREAGVTVESGEPHERLGAYGRDWAAYVRDPDGRRVELKLH, encoded by the coding sequence ATGGCCTTCGAACCCGTCGACCTCGACCACGTCGCGCTCCGCGTCGGCGACCTCGACGACGCGCTCGCGTTCTACCACGACCGCCTCGGGCTCGCCGTCCGGGACCGGGACGCCTTCGAACGCGACGAGGTCCCGTTCGTGGCGGTCGCCGCCGGCGGCCGGCACCTCCACCTCGTGCCGACCGACGAGCCCTTCGACGTCGACGGCGAGCACGTCTGTCTGTTGCTCCGATCCGACGAAACCGACACCCGCGAGGCGATGGCGACGCTGCTCGACGAGCTCCGCGAGGCGGGCGTGACGGTCGAGTCGGGCGAGCCCCACGAACGACTCGGGGCCTACGGTCGCGACTGGGCGGCCTACGTTCGCGACCCCGACGGCCGCCGGGTCGAACTCAAACTCCACTGA
- the tbsP gene encoding transcriptional regulator TbsP: MTFATQSVRTERNVTEVCHALLDGRSDDILVVGPSPAVIEGLLDALDDRTDPPTIRLLAAESVLKAFVRDFTDAATLADFVAADVVSLSVSADLFDGPLVLTDDEVVSVVSTENRSAILSTDDETFVATAREEYTACWENAEPFSLRTPPLSRVHETMNEEFGSETTADFERMRASLAHDDASGGLDEVDISLLAAAKNEVLLYDLSTWGESVGLASRATFSRKKTQFEDAGLIETEKVPIDVGRPRLRLLLGDDRLRDATDLVATAEELLADADV; the protein is encoded by the coding sequence ATGACGTTCGCAACACAGTCGGTCCGGACCGAAAGAAACGTTACCGAGGTCTGTCACGCCCTGCTGGACGGCCGTTCGGATGACATCCTCGTGGTCGGCCCGTCGCCGGCGGTCATCGAGGGTCTCCTCGACGCCCTCGACGACCGCACCGACCCGCCCACGATACGCCTGCTCGCGGCCGAGTCGGTGCTGAAGGCGTTCGTGCGTGACTTCACGGACGCGGCGACCCTCGCGGACTTCGTCGCCGCCGACGTGGTCTCGCTGAGCGTCTCGGCGGACCTCTTCGATGGCCCGCTCGTGCTGACCGACGACGAGGTGGTGTCGGTCGTCTCGACCGAGAACCGGAGTGCGATCCTGAGCACCGACGACGAGACGTTCGTCGCGACCGCCCGGGAGGAGTACACCGCGTGCTGGGAGAACGCCGAGCCGTTCAGCCTCCGAACCCCGCCGCTCTCGCGCGTCCACGAGACCATGAACGAGGAGTTCGGCTCCGAGACCACGGCGGACTTCGAGCGGATGCGCGCCTCGCTCGCCCACGACGACGCCTCGGGCGGTCTCGACGAGGTGGACATCAGCCTGCTCGCCGCGGCGAAGAACGAGGTGCTCCTCTACGACCTCAGCACGTGGGGCGAGAGCGTCGGTCTCGCCAGTCGCGCGACCTTCTCACGGAAGAAGACCCAGTTCGAGGACGCCGGCCTGATAGAGACCGAGAAGGTCCCGATCGACGTGGGTCGGCCACGGCTCCGGCTCCTGCTCGGGGACGACCGCCTTCGCGACGCCACCGACTTGGTCGCGACCGCCGAGGAGCTGCTCGCGGACGCCGACGTCTGA
- a CDS encoding energy-coupling factor transporter transmembrane component T family protein, with protein MSGSTSLYVDKPTMLHRLNARSMLALLVGVLTTAYVFGNPVVVAVPLVALFVALVYAGGWRNVKRLSFVIVAVFLVGFVLWPAFTPPGDTVVLQTPWFAVTTYELLFALGRSERIVAFILGGLLFITTTSNEEIVTGLRSLGLPYAFCFAVGTALRLFPTFLGATGTVRQAQAARGHEVSGTNPIARFRAYIPLIVPVFMTAVRSVQTQAMALEARGFDPRRDRTFYDKPAFDTVDWAVVVVGLVLVVGSVWLSLQGYGQV; from the coding sequence ATGAGCGGCTCGACCTCGCTCTACGTCGACAAACCCACGATGCTCCACCGGCTCAACGCCCGGTCGATGCTCGCGTTGCTGGTCGGCGTGCTCACGACCGCCTACGTCTTCGGGAACCCCGTCGTGGTCGCCGTCCCACTCGTCGCGCTGTTCGTCGCGCTGGTGTACGCCGGCGGGTGGCGCAACGTCAAGCGCCTCTCGTTCGTGATCGTCGCGGTGTTCCTCGTCGGGTTCGTGCTCTGGCCGGCGTTCACCCCACCCGGCGACACCGTCGTGCTCCAGACCCCGTGGTTCGCCGTCACGACCTACGAGCTCCTGTTCGCGCTCGGGCGGAGCGAACGCATCGTGGCGTTCATCCTCGGTGGGCTGCTGTTCATCACGACCACCTCGAACGAGGAGATCGTCACCGGGCTCCGGTCGCTGGGGCTCCCCTACGCCTTCTGTTTCGCGGTCGGGACCGCCCTCCGGCTGTTCCCGACCTTCCTCGGCGCGACCGGCACCGTCAGGCAGGCCCAGGCCGCCCGCGGCCACGAGGTGAGCGGGACGAACCCGATCGCCCGATTCCGGGCCTACATCCCGCTGATCGTCCCGGTGTTCATGACCGCGGTCCGGTCGGTCCAGACCCAGGCGATGGCGCTCGAAGCCCGTGGGTTCGACCCGCGACGTGACCGGACGTTCTACGACAAACCGGCGTTCGACACCGTCGACTGGGCGGTCGTCGTCGTCGGGCTCGTGCTGGTGGTCGGGTCGGTCTGGCTCTCGCTCCAGGGCTACGGCCAGGTCTGA
- a CDS encoding ABC transporter ATP-binding protein, with amino-acid sequence MGEATDETDPAARLEDVVFAYEQGVDLPDAATFADDSAPDPDERGGPVLRGTSLDFAPGSFTVVMGASGGGKSTLLRTLNSIIPDFITGSFSGDVTVLGRDATEARVSEMAEVVGMVLQDYEDQLFGTSISAEVAFGPENLAVPPEEIGDRIERSLDLMGLGDLDRRRSPDTLSGGQKQRLVFAGVMANHPDLLLLDEPTSDLDPGGSRDTLSVVRSLADHAGEAGSPSDIVLVTHKIEEALLADRAVLLRGGRVFRHGTAREVFTDADALREARVGVPAVVDVFDRVGWPDENPLTVEEAVECVAGRDLEWTPPATRDGSLPGAPAGTGGSLGDPVFEFDDLVHTYDTDQGVVRAVDGVDLTVREGEVVAIVGHNGSGKTTLAKHFNGLLAPDSGSARWRDRDVSALSMGEVGRSVGYVFQNPDHQIFATSVAEEVRFGPENFGLEGEDLDRRVERAIETVELDGLEEADPFSLSKGQRQRVALASILATDPEVIVFDEPTTGLDAAQQRQFLDLAARLNREDGLTLVMVTHSMGTVARYAPRTVVMADGEKVADRPTRELFADVDALERWDLKSPQPVALSNRLAGEGDLPALSVDEVVAGLGGENAVSADSTPRGTANDGGLE; translated from the coding sequence ATGGGAGAAGCGACCGACGAAACCGACCCCGCAGCCCGGCTCGAAGACGTGGTCTTCGCCTACGAGCAGGGCGTGGACCTGCCGGATGCCGCGACCTTCGCCGACGACTCGGCACCGGACCCCGACGAACGCGGCGGGCCGGTGCTCCGCGGGACGAGCCTCGACTTCGCCCCCGGCTCGTTCACCGTCGTGATGGGTGCGAGCGGCGGTGGGAAGTCAACCCTCCTCCGCACCCTCAACTCGATCATCCCCGACTTCATCACGGGCTCGTTCTCGGGCGACGTGACGGTGCTCGGTCGCGACGCCACCGAGGCTCGCGTCAGCGAGATGGCCGAGGTGGTCGGGATGGTGCTCCAGGACTACGAGGACCAGCTCTTCGGGACGAGCATCTCGGCGGAGGTGGCCTTCGGGCCGGAGAACCTCGCGGTCCCGCCGGAGGAGATCGGCGACCGCATCGAGCGCTCGCTCGACCTGATGGGCCTCGGGGACCTCGACCGCCGCCGCTCGCCCGACACCCTCTCGGGCGGGCAGAAACAGCGCCTCGTCTTCGCCGGCGTGATGGCGAACCACCCGGACCTCCTGCTCCTCGACGAACCCACGAGCGATCTCGACCCCGGCGGCAGTCGCGACACCCTCTCGGTGGTCCGTTCGCTCGCCGACCACGCGGGCGAGGCGGGCAGCCCGAGCGACATCGTGCTGGTGACCCACAAGATCGAGGAGGCGCTGCTCGCCGACCGGGCAGTGCTCCTCCGCGGCGGTCGGGTCTTCCGTCACGGCACCGCACGCGAGGTGTTCACCGACGCCGACGCGCTCCGCGAGGCACGTGTCGGCGTTCCCGCCGTCGTCGACGTCTTCGACCGGGTGGGCTGGCCGGACGAGAACCCGCTGACGGTCGAGGAGGCGGTCGAGTGCGTCGCCGGGAGGGACCTCGAATGGACCCCGCCCGCGACCCGCGACGGCTCGCTCCCGGGTGCGCCGGCCGGCACCGGCGGCTCCCTCGGCGACCCGGTCTTCGAGTTCGACGACCTCGTGCACACCTACGATACCGACCAGGGCGTCGTCCGGGCGGTCGACGGCGTGGACCTCACGGTCCGCGAGGGCGAGGTGGTCGCCATCGTCGGCCACAACGGCAGCGGGAAGACCACCCTCGCGAAACACTTCAACGGATTGCTCGCCCCGGATTCGGGGAGCGCGCGGTGGCGCGACCGCGACGTCTCCGCGCTCTCGATGGGCGAGGTCGGTCGGTCGGTGGGCTACGTCTTCCAGAACCCCGACCACCAGATCTTCGCGACCTCGGTGGCCGAGGAGGTCCGGTTCGGCCCGGAGAACTTCGGGCTGGAGGGCGAGGACCTCGACAGACGTGTCGAGCGGGCGATCGAGACCGTCGAACTCGACGGGTTGGAGGAGGCCGACCCGTTCAGCCTCTCGAAGGGCCAACGCCAGCGGGTCGCGCTCGCGAGCATCCTCGCCACCGACCCCGAGGTCATCGTCTTCGACGAACCCACGACGGGGCTCGACGCCGCACAGCAACGCCAGTTCCTCGACCTCGCGGCCCGGCTGAACCGCGAGGATGGGCTCACGCTGGTGATGGTGACCCACAGTATGGGTACGGTGGCACGGTACGCGCCCCGAACGGTGGTGATGGCCGACGGCGAGAAGGTCGCCGACCGCCCGACCCGTGAGCTGTTCGCCGACGTCGACGCGCTCGAACGCTGGGACCTCAAGTCCCCGCAACCGGTCGCGCTCTCGAACCGGCTCGCGGGGGAGGGCGACCTGCCGGCGCTCTCGGTCGACGAGGTGGTGGCCGGGCTCGGCGGCGAGAACGCGGTCTCGGCCGACAGCACGCCGCGGGGAACGGCGAACGACGGGGGCCTCGAATGA
- a CDS encoding QueT transporter family protein yields MREAFTMWRDTRMIMLVAVVAAVYAAILIPFKAFQLIPGFVSVRPANVFPVIFGLMFGPAAAWGSAIGNLIGDIFGGTLSPGSIFGFIGNFFYGMIGYKLWGSLGPLSSGNEPDFRTNTGKQLAEYVVIAAVASALTASTIAWGLDTLGLAPFPAISVSIGINNFLTSAILGPILLFLLWGRVKDLGLLYPDVMRNEDLPNVSSSRTQLAAVGFLVVAFVWIAVGTFVASPGSTVQLVLGAVGLVLAFAFAAISGERLSSIVS; encoded by the coding sequence ATGCGAGAAGCATTCACGATGTGGCGCGACACCCGAATGATCATGTTGGTCGCCGTGGTGGCGGCCGTCTACGCCGCGATCCTGATCCCCTTTAAGGCGTTTCAGCTCATCCCGGGGTTCGTCAGCGTTCGCCCCGCGAACGTGTTTCCGGTGATCTTCGGGCTGATGTTCGGCCCCGCGGCGGCGTGGGGGTCGGCGATCGGCAACCTGATCGGCGATATCTTCGGCGGGACGCTCTCGCCGGGGAGCATCTTCGGGTTCATCGGCAACTTCTTCTACGGGATGATCGGCTACAAGCTCTGGGGGAGCCTCGGGCCGCTATCGAGCGGCAACGAACCGGACTTCCGCACGAACACCGGCAAACAGCTCGCCGAGTACGTCGTCATCGCGGCGGTCGCCTCGGCGCTCACCGCGTCGACCATCGCGTGGGGGCTCGACACCCTCGGCCTCGCGCCCTTCCCGGCGATCAGCGTCTCGATCGGTATCAACAACTTCCTCACGTCGGCGATCCTCGGGCCGATCCTGCTCTTCCTGCTCTGGGGGCGGGTCAAGGACCTCGGTCTCCTCTACCCCGACGTGATGCGAAACGAGGACCTCCCGAACGTGAGCAGCTCGCGAACGCAGCTCGCCGCCGTCGGGTTCCTCGTCGTCGCGTTCGTCTGGATCGCGGTCGGGACGTTCGTCGCGTCCCCGGGCTCGACCGTCCAGCTGGTGCTCGGCGCGGTCGGGCTCGTTCTCGCGTTCGCCTTCGCGGCGATCTCGGGCGAACGACTCTCGTCGATCGTGAGCTAA
- the glmU gene encoding bifunctional sugar-1-phosphate nucleotidylyltransferase/acetyltransferase: protein MQTIVLAAGEGTRMRPLTAHTPKPMLPVADRPLCAHTADAAVAAGTDELIFVVGYEADAVREHFGEEYRGVPVAYATQDEQLGTAHAVRAAREHLDGEFAVLYGDDLYDPASIEALFASRPGIAAYRAENPSNYGVLDTDGDRVVGVTEKPENPETDLVSAGACVLPGEAREWLDVEQSARGEYELTDVLDRVFAEYEVSYTPLDRWMGVGRPWELLMANEWKLADIERRIEGDVSERAELRGPVVVEEGAAIEPGVVVEGPAIIRSGAHVGPNAYVRGATLLGERVRVGHSVEIKNSVVMAETHVPHLSYVGDSLLGREVNFGAGTTVANLRHDDEPVKQTVKGDRVSTGRRKYGVVVGDGAKTGIHTTLHPGVVLSAGARTMPNETVDRDR, encoded by the coding sequence ATGCAGACCATCGTGCTCGCGGCCGGCGAAGGCACCCGGATGCGACCGCTCACCGCCCACACCCCGAAACCGATGCTCCCGGTGGCCGACCGCCCGCTGTGCGCCCACACCGCCGACGCCGCGGTCGCGGCCGGCACCGACGAGCTGATCTTCGTGGTCGGCTACGAGGCCGATGCCGTGCGCGAGCACTTCGGCGAGGAGTACCGCGGGGTGCCCGTCGCGTACGCCACCCAGGACGAGCAGCTGGGCACCGCCCACGCCGTCCGGGCGGCGCGCGAACACCTCGACGGCGAGTTCGCGGTGCTCTACGGCGACGACCTCTACGACCCCGCGAGCATCGAGGCGCTGTTCGCCTCGCGCCCCGGGATCGCGGCCTACCGCGCCGAGAACCCCTCGAACTACGGCGTGCTCGACACCGACGGCGACCGTGTCGTGGGTGTCACCGAGAAACCGGAGAACCCCGAGACGGACCTCGTGAGCGCGGGCGCGTGCGTGCTGCCCGGCGAGGCCCGCGAGTGGCTCGACGTCGAGCAGAGCGCACGCGGCGAGTACGAACTCACCGACGTGCTCGATAGGGTGTTTGCCGAGTACGAGGTCTCCTACACCCCACTCGACCGCTGGATGGGGGTCGGCCGACCGTGGGAGCTCCTGATGGCGAACGAGTGGAAGCTCGCCGACATCGAGCGACGCATCGAGGGTGACGTCAGCGAGCGCGCGGAGCTCCGCGGGCCGGTCGTCGTGGAGGAGGGCGCGGCGATCGAACCCGGCGTCGTGGTCGAGGGACCGGCAATCATTCGGTCGGGAGCCCACGTCGGTCCGAACGCCTACGTCCGCGGCGCGACGCTGCTCGGCGAACGCGTTCGAGTGGGTCACTCCGTCGAGATCAAGAACTCAGTGGTGATGGCCGAGACCCACGTCCCCCACCTCTCCTACGTCGGCGACAGCCTGCTCGGCCGCGAGGTCAACTTCGGGGCTGGTACGACAGTAGCGAACCTCCGTCACGACGACGAACCCGTGAAACAGACGGTGAAGGGCGACCGGGTCTCCACGGGTCGACGGAAGTACGGCGTCGTGGTCGGCGACGGCGCGAAAACCGGCATTCACACCACACTCCACCCGGGTGTGGTGCTCTCGGCGGGGGCGCGGACGATGCCCAACGAGACGGTGGACCGCGACCGATAG
- a CDS encoding ferredoxin--NADP reductase — MSFEATITSIHRMTPRVKQFVVERDEPFEFEPGQHTNVEFEQENPDEDEDAEVSRPYTATNTPGNDAITLAIKRYDDGTASVYMHDRDPGDTITLAEFHGELSLRDTDEDVVFVSTGTGITPMMAMLKQYLEEGTGEAHFLYGEKNQENLMYRETLDQLASEHDNLSLTFSLSDEDWDGRTGHVQDHVEDVLDDLDRHFYVCGVPQMVVDTKEHLADLDVPEDQVFSEGWEDGEVED; from the coding sequence ATGTCGTTCGAGGCAACCATCACGTCGATCCATCGGATGACGCCCCGGGTGAAGCAGTTCGTCGTCGAGCGCGACGAGCCCTTCGAGTTCGAACCCGGCCAGCACACCAACGTCGAGTTCGAACAGGAGAATCCCGACGAGGACGAGGACGCGGAGGTCTCGCGACCATACACCGCGACCAACACGCCCGGCAACGACGCGATCACCCTCGCGATCAAGCGCTACGACGACGGCACCGCCTCGGTCTACATGCACGACCGCGACCCCGGCGACACCATCACGCTCGCCGAGTTCCACGGCGAGCTCTCGCTCCGGGACACCGACGAGGACGTCGTCTTCGTCTCGACGGGAACGGGGATCACCCCGATGATGGCGATGCTGAAACAGTATCTGGAGGAAGGGACTGGTGAAGCACACTTCCTCTACGGCGAGAAGAACCAGGAGAACCTCATGTACCGCGAGACGCTCGACCAGCTCGCGAGCGAACACGACAACCTCTCGCTCACCTTCTCGCTCTCCGACGAGGACTGGGACGGTCGCACCGGGCACGTCCAGGACCACGTCGAGGACGTGCTCGACGACCTCGACAGGCACTTCTACGTCTGTGGGGTGCCCCAGATGGTCGTCGACACCAAGGAGCACCTCGCCGACCTCGACGTGCCGGAGGACCAGGTCTTCTCGGAGGGCTGGGAGGACGGCGAGGTCGAGGACTGA
- a CDS encoding DUF7576 family protein — protein MVDPVSDVAEDTEETAPTCATCGETILNEPTHRVTTEVADGAVVTTHFCDEDCLSAYEG, from the coding sequence ATGGTCGACCCAGTCTCCGACGTGGCCGAGGACACCGAAGAAACCGCGCCGACGTGTGCGACCTGCGGCGAGACGATCCTCAACGAGCCGACCCACCGTGTGACGACCGAGGTCGCGGACGGAGCCGTGGTGACCACCCACTTCTGCGACGAGGACTGTCTCTCCGCGTACGAGGGCTAA
- a CDS encoding formate/nitrite transporter family protein, with translation MASRDDPGDDGQVRDAIDRSRSGVPAAGAVVRDRFSADEVFQRIIAAADEEVTSGRRELFFSGLAAGFAITITFLLYSSMTAATDHDPVLSALLYPLGFIYIIIGGYQLYTENTLPPVALTLERLVSLPRLLRHWTIVLAGNLTGGGLGAVALTWGGVFSPAATQAALEHAQHGIDTPAPALFSKAVFAGLIVAGVVWVVYASRDTISRLVVVYLAFLAIPMGNLFHVVVSFTEMLYLVLAGNLELVAGLTQFVIPVLLGNTVGGIVLVTAVNYFQTSAERRDAARFEGAQRQLSVREWLLGGLAGRSYVSMVDTSATVADDGTYRVLVPIGNPRTEAPVVDLACRLASRHDDAVVHVVHIIQTPDTPASYRVADRERIVANSTERMEPLRELAESYEVATETSTIVSRRSFEEVFDAADRMCADLVVMGWGSDRPWADARTERPLDELTHYHEADFLVLNDRGTDASRVLVPVGNGPSPELSAEVARAYRSSKGSSVTLLRVVDTPADREAGEAFLDEWATEHDLADAERVVEAGDVGPVIRRVAADHSLLVLGATEAGVLSRLVSDSLRFDVVDGVSCSVVIAERSTERGLVERLIGRL, from the coding sequence ATGGCCAGTCGAGACGACCCCGGCGACGACGGGCAGGTTCGCGACGCGATCGACCGCTCGCGGAGCGGCGTGCCGGCGGCGGGGGCCGTGGTGCGCGACCGGTTCTCGGCCGACGAGGTCTTCCAGCGGATCATCGCCGCCGCCGACGAGGAGGTCACCTCGGGTCGGCGCGAGTTGTTTTTCAGCGGGCTCGCCGCGGGCTTCGCGATCACGATCACCTTCCTGCTCTACTCCTCGATGACGGCCGCGACCGACCACGACCCCGTCCTGAGCGCGCTGCTCTACCCGCTGGGATTCATCTACATCATCATCGGCGGCTACCAGCTCTACACCGAGAACACCCTCCCTCCCGTCGCGCTCACCCTCGAACGTCTCGTGAGCCTCCCCCGGCTCCTCCGTCACTGGACGATCGTACTCGCGGGGAACCTCACCGGCGGCGGGCTGGGCGCGGTCGCGCTGACGTGGGGCGGGGTGTTCTCGCCCGCGGCGACCCAGGCGGCGCTCGAACACGCCCAGCACGGCATCGACACGCCGGCCCCCGCGCTGTTCTCGAAGGCGGTCTTCGCCGGGCTGATCGTCGCGGGCGTGGTCTGGGTGGTCTACGCCTCGCGCGACACCATCTCCCGGCTCGTCGTGGTCTACCTCGCCTTCCTCGCGATACCCATGGGGAACCTCTTCCACGTCGTGGTCTCGTTCACCGAGATGCTCTATCTCGTGCTCGCGGGGAACCTCGAACTCGTCGCCGGGCTGACGCAGTTCGTGATCCCGGTGTTGCTCGGCAACACCGTCGGCGGGATCGTCCTGGTGACGGCGGTCAACTACTTCCAGACCTCCGCCGAGCGCCGCGACGCCGCTCGGTTCGAGGGCGCACAACGACAGCTCTCGGTCCGCGAGTGGCTGCTTGGCGGGTTGGCCGGTCGGTCGTACGTCTCGATGGTCGACACCAGCGCGACGGTCGCCGACGACGGGACCTACCGGGTGCTGGTGCCGATCGGCAACCCGCGAACCGAAGCGCCGGTGGTCGACCTCGCCTGCCGGCTCGCCAGCCGCCACGACGACGCGGTGGTTCACGTCGTCCACATCATCCAGACGCCCGACACCCCAGCGAGCTACCGGGTCGCCGACCGCGAGCGGATCGTCGCCAACTCGACCGAACGGATGGAACCGCTCCGCGAGCTCGCCGAGTCCTACGAGGTCGCGACCGAGACCTCGACCATCGTCTCACGGCGGTCGTTCGAGGAGGTGTTCGACGCCGCCGACCGGATGTGCGCCGACCTCGTGGTGATGGGCTGGGGCTCGGACCGGCCCTGGGCCGACGCCCGCACCGAGCGCCCGCTCGACGAGCTCACCCACTACCACGAGGCGGACTTCCTCGTGCTCAACGACCGCGGCACCGACGCCTCGCGGGTGCTGGTACCGGTCGGCAACGGTCCCTCCCCCGAGCTGAGCGCCGAGGTCGCGCGGGCTTACCGGTCGAGCAAGGGCTCCTCGGTCACACTGCTTCGCGTCGTCGACACGCCGGCCGACCGCGAGGCGGGCGAGGCGTTCCTCGACGAGTGGGCGACCGAGCACGACCTCGCGGACGCCGAGCGGGTGGTGGAGGCCGGCGACGTCGGCCCCGTGATCCGGCGGGTCGCCGCGGACCACTCGCTGTTGGTGCTGGGGGCGACCGAAGCGGGCGTCCTCTCGCGGCTCGTCTCGGACTCGCTCCGATTCGACGTCGTCGACGGGGTGTCGTGTTCGGTGGTGATCGCCGAACGCTCCACCGAACGGGGCCTCGTCGAACGTCTCATCGGTCGGCTGTAG
- a CDS encoding glutathione-independent formaldehyde dehydrogenase yields MRAVVYQGAHDVAVEDVDEPELEHPNDIVIDITTSCICGSDLHMYEGRTAAEPGIVFGHENMGIVEEVGEGVSSLEEGDRVVLPFNVACGHCRNCENGKTGFCTNVNPGFAGGAYGYVAMGPYKGGQAEKLRVPYADFNALKLPEGGSNEDSFALLADIFPTGWHGTRLADLQPGESVVIYGAGPVGLMAAYSAKIQGASEIYSVDRVPSRLDLARDHCDATPINFEEGDPVEQIKDIHGSGVDKGVDAVGYQAVDPDKEADSAYDPARESPANVLNNLIRTVRPTGQLGIVGLYVPEDPGAPDDMAAQGRLGIDFGLLFEKGQKLGTGQCDVKSYNRQLRDLIIEGRADPSFLVSHRVGLDEAPEMYERFDNREEGVTKVLLEP; encoded by the coding sequence ATGAGAGCCGTCGTCTACCAGGGCGCACACGACGTCGCGGTCGAGGACGTCGACGAACCGGAACTCGAACACCCCAACGACATCGTGATCGACATCACGACGTCGTGTATCTGTGGGTCGGACCTCCACATGTACGAGGGGCGAACCGCGGCCGAGCCGGGGATCGTCTTCGGCCACGAGAACATGGGGATCGTCGAGGAGGTCGGCGAGGGCGTCTCCAGCCTCGAAGAGGGCGACCGCGTCGTCCTCCCGTTCAACGTAGCCTGCGGCCACTGTCGCAACTGCGAGAACGGCAAGACCGGGTTCTGTACCAACGTCAACCCCGGCTTCGCCGGCGGGGCCTACGGCTACGTCGCGATGGGACCCTACAAGGGCGGGCAGGCGGAGAAGCTCCGGGTACCCTATGCCGACTTCAACGCGCTCAAACTCCCCGAAGGGGGAAGCAACGAGGATTCGTTCGCGCTGCTCGCCGACATCTTCCCGACGGGCTGGCACGGCACCCGGCTCGCCGACCTCCAGCCTGGGGAATCGGTCGTGATCTACGGCGCGGGTCCCGTCGGATTGATGGCCGCCTACAGCGCGAAGATCCAGGGGGCTTCGGAGATCTACTCCGTGGACCGCGTCCCGAGCCGACTGGACCTCGCACGCGACCACTGCGACGCCACCCCGATCAACTTCGAGGAGGGCGACCCCGTCGAGCAGATCAAGGACATTCACGGTAGCGGCGTCGACAAGGGCGTCGACGCGGTGGGCTATCAGGCGGTGGACCCGGACAAGGAGGCCGACAGCGCCTACGACCCCGCCCGCGAGAGCCCCGCGAACGTGCTCAACAACCTCATCAGAACCGTTCGCCCGACCGGCCAGCTCGGCATCGTCGGGCTCTACGTCCCCGAGGACCCCGGCGCGCCGGACGACATGGCCGCTCAGGGCCGCCTCGGCATCGACTTCGGCCTGCTGTTCGAGAAAGGGCAAAAGTTGGGAACCGGCCAGTGTGACGTGAAATCCTACAACCGGCAGCTCCGCGACCTTATCATCGAGGGCCGGGCCGACCCGAGTTTCCTCGTCTCCCACCGCGTGGGCCTCGACGAGGCTCCCGAGATGTACGAGCGCTTCGACAACCGTGAGGAAGGCGTCACGAAGGTCCTGCTCGAACCCTAA